A part of Aspergillus flavus chromosome 5, complete sequence genomic DNA contains:
- a CDS encoding uncharacterized protein (predicted AdoMet-dependent methyltransferase-domain containing protein) has product MKNHRNKTVRDVTKLSGKPLPETLEPSSILQGTPTEQWVTSKDLLEDGLPFIPEVMKDLTVFLLGNININSTHLFRADILYDSQGVLSTPQQKELSFAQTGNTSVETTTDAEDRVEPIVAAEVAGFNLTRTVVRRLIPRNPKLDRPLEQTCHFYEADIAPGSEGATQESRLRRFLAVYTPHVASKEEIPFYHPLLRALAYLYDFTDDAAEATEAGSGSGALSLHFLPYPEEALPTRLERTLHALLNTQIRLARNTRLSETTEGGNYNPSKDNVIPQHLVQNTYSRLKFKYGKDLCRDWVEDTEPTKHVFEDLAITAFLIELWRSMYGAVPGEERNEDGPEKYDPNFPGFVDVACGNGVLVYVLLMEGYRGWGFDARRRKTWKILPEFVQARLKEEIYIPKPFTDAMAERGGVPDLGVETHSGLFEKDTFIISNHADELTVWTPLMATLACPESPLPFIAIPCCSHALSGAKYRYPPPKASKPDSDKESSQHEDVDSEQPATGDLKALRKAKQETQTDVGFYKSMYGSLTMKAISIAEEIGYDVEKTLLRIPSTRNMGVIGGRKRVTKEWRARNQQQPASDCNGDAVTESALDKAMAAVQRECSRDGGVEGAAKIWVERAKGIHKGQGPGNQRGHC; this is encoded by the coding sequence ATGAAAAATCATAGAAATAAAACCGTCAGAGATGTGACAAAGCTCTCTGGAAAACCCTTACCAGAGACGCTTGAGCCATCGTCTATTCTGCAAGGCACACCCACCGAGCAATGGGTGACATCCAAAGACTTGTTAGAGGACGGACTCCCGTTTATCCCGGAGGTTATGAAAGATCTAACCGTATTTCTCCTGGggaacatcaacatcaactccaCACATCTGTTTCGGGCAGATATTCTCTACGACAGCCAGGGCGTCTTGAGCACGCCCCAGCAGAAGGAACTGTCATTTGCGCAGACGGGGAACACCAGCGTAGAAACTACTACGGACGCTGAAGACCGTGTAGAACCCATCGTTGCCGCAGAAGTCGCCGGGTTCAACTTAACCAGAACGGTGGTCAGGAGACTGATTCCCAGAAACCCGAAGCTGGATCGGCCGCTAGAGCAAACCTGCCACTTCTATGAAGCGGATATAGCTCCCGGTAGTGAGGGCGCTACTCAGGAATCCCGGTTGAGACGCTTCCTGGCCGTCTATACGCCGCATGTAGCGTCGAAGGAGGAGATTCCTTTCTATCATCCCCTGCTTCGTGCTTTGGCTTACCTGTATGACTTCACCGACGACGCTGCAGAGGCCACAGAAGCCGGATCGGGCTCCGGAGCACTATCTCTGCACTTCTTACCGTACCCAGAAGAAGCACTTCCAACCCGCCTAGAGCGGACTTTACACGCCCTACTGAATACTCAGATCCGACTCGCCCGCAACACACGCCTCTCTGAAACCACCGAAGGAGGCAACTACAACCCCAGCAAAGACAACGTAATCCCCCAACACCTAGTCCAAAACACATACTCCCGCCTCAAATTCAAATACGGAAAAGACCTCTGCAGAGACTGGGTCGAAGACACTGAACCAACAAAGCACGTCTTCGAAGACCTAGCAATAACAGCCTTCCTTATCGAGCTATGGCGCAGCATGTACGGAGCCGTCCCGGGCGAAGAGCGCAACGAAGACGGGCCCGAAAAGTACGACCCGAACTTCCCGGGCTTCGTGGACGTTGCATGCGGGAACGGCGTGCTCGTCTACGTCCTCCTAATGGAAGGCTACCGGGGCTGGGGCTTTGACGCCCGTCGTCGGAAGACATGGAAAATCCTCCCCGAGTTCGTGCAGGCGCGGCTCAAGGAGGAAATCTATATCCCGAAGCCTTTTACCGACGCGATGGCGGAGAGAGGTGGAGTGCCTGATTTAGGGGTCGAGACCCATTCGGGCTTGTTTGAGAAGGATACCTTCATTATTTCGAATCATGCTGATGAGTTGACGGTCTGGACGCCCCTTATGGCTACCCTTGCTTGTCCGGAGTCGCCGTTACCGTTTATTGCCATTCCTTGTTGCTCGCATGCGCTTTCGGGGGCCAAATATCGGTATCCTCCGCCCAAAGCGTCGAAGCCTGATTCTGATAAGGAGTCGTCACAACATGAAGACGTCGATTCTGAACAACCGGCAACAGGCGACTTGAAAGCTCTCCGGAAGGCGAAACAAGAGACACAAACTGATGTAGGGTTCTATAAATCCATGTACGGATCCCTCACCATGAAGGCCATAAGTATCGCCGAGGAAATAGGATACGATGTAGAGAAGACGCTTCTTCGGATCCCAAGTACCCGCAACATGGGCGTAATAGGCGGCCGCAAGCGAGTAACGAAGGAATGGCGTGCACGGAACCAACAACAGCCTGCTTCTGACTGCAACGGTGACGCAGTCACTGAGTCGGCTCTTGACAAAGCGATGGCAGCAGTGCAACGGGAATGCTCACGGGATGGAGGCGTGGAAGGTGCTGCTAAGATCTGGGTTGAGCGGGCTAAGGGCATCCACAAAGGACAGGGGCCGGGCAATCAGCGAGGACATTGTTAG
- a CDS encoding eukaryotic translation initiation factor eIF-1A subunit (eukaryotic translation initiation factor 1A, Y-chromosomal), with protein sequence MPKNKGKGGKNRRRGKNESDKEKRELVFKEEGQEYAQVVKMLGNGRLEALCFDGEKRLAHIRGKLRKKVWINQGDIILLSLRDYQDEKGDVLLKYTADEARSLKAYGELPEHAKINETDTYGQEGFEDNVEFDEDRESEDEKEIDVDEL encoded by the exons ATGCCCAAGAATAAGGGAAAG GGCGGTAAGAACCGTCGTCGTGGAAAGAACGAGAGCGACAAAGAGAAGCGTGAACTCGTGTTCAAGGAAGAAGGCCAGGAGTATGCCCAGGTTGTGAAGATGCTTGGTAACGGCCGTCTCGAGGCGCTTTGCTTCGACGGGGAGAAGCGTCTGGCGCACATTCGTGGCAAGCTCAGGAAGAAGGTCTGGATCAACCAGGGTGATAttatccttctctctctccgtGATTACCAGGACGAAAAGGGCGACGTTCTCCTGAAGTACACCGCCGATGAGGCCAGAAGTCTCAAGGCCTACGGCGAGCTGCCCGAACACGCCAAGATCAACGAGACCGATACCTACGGCCAGGAAGGCTTCGAGGACAACGTCGAGTTCGACGAAGACCGCGAAAGCGAAGacgagaaggagatcgatgTCGACGAGCTCTAA
- a CDS encoding putative magnesium ion transporter (inner membrane magnesium transporter mrs2): MLSPPHLKPAVPSASLLRYLRSQSENTHVFISACGTSRKPQVHNQPSRMLALRNTSSWANIKPLRCRAALETNLLSVSTISRSRGSSRCRASLGQSPSPITVFSRATHTKSRPLLRRLFDLRRSKAAAEAKLNRAGSPALVDEGAEGLNFGRGLAAKASNELRLRCTEFDNNGNVTLVNGEFRKSELIAKYGLLPRDLRKIDSSTLPHILVRPSAILINLLHLRVLIKADRVLVFDAYGSTDSYMQSLFVYDLEGKLRQKQSQGAQALPYEFRALEAVLISVTAGLEEEFNGVREPVVRVLRALEEDIDRDKLRHLLIYSKKLGSFEQKARLVRDAIDDLLEADDDLAAMYLTERAEGVQRQEHDHQEVEMLLESYHKVCDEIVQESGNLVTGIRNTEEVVKAILDANRNSLMLLDLKFSIGTLGLATGTLFSALYGMNLKNFIEESDFGFGGVSVICFAITAVVCVYGLAKLRKLQRVRMWGEAGVGGSPMVSLPTRNSALTAHRSNWRADSIEPVWGSLPGEGRAERIRRLKDSAAAAAAKSAATDPTAQRAAASRNAAKSQPKQSGESATNEAAANIGGDSA; this comes from the exons ATGCTATCCCCGCCACATTTGAAACCGGCAGTTCCCTCAGCGTCGCTACTCCGATACCTGCGCTCCCAGTCAGAGAATACCCATGTCTTCATATCGGCATGCGGAACCTCTCGAAAGCCGCAAGTTCATAACCAGCCATCCCGTATGCTCGCATTGAGAAATACATCTAGCTGGGCAAATATTAAGCCGCTACGATGTCGCGCCGCGTTAGAGACAAATCTTCTTTCCGTATCAACCATTTCTAGAAGCCGTGGTTCGTCGCGATGTCGAGCTTCGCTGGGCCAATCTCCGTCCCCCATAACCGTGTTTTCGCGGGCTACACACACGAAGAGCCGCCCATTACTTCGCAGGCTATTTGACCTAAGACGTAGCAAAGCGGCTGCAGAAGCCAAACTCAACCGCGCTGGCAGTCCTGCATTGGTCGATGAGGGAGCAGAGGGCCTGAATTTCGGACGTGGATTAGCGGCAAAGGCTTCGAACGAGCTGCGATTGCGATGCACTGAGTTCGATAACAACGGCAATGTTACACTTGTCAATGGGGAATTTAGAAAGAGTGAGCTTATCGCAAAG TATGGCCTCCTCCCTCGAGACCTTCGCAAAATTGACTCTTCGACCTTGCCCCACATTCTTGTACGACCGAGTGCTATCCTTATCAACCTTCTACATCTTCGCGTGCTGATCAAGGCCGATCGGGTTCTGGTCTTTGACGCCTACGGATCAACCGATTCATATATGCAGTCGCTGTTTGTGTATGATCTGGAAGGAAAGCTACGTCAGAAACAATCGCAGGGCGCCCAAGCTCTACCTTATGAGTTCCGTGCTCTCGAAGCTGTTTTGATCAGCGTCACAGCCGGTCTCGAGGAGGAATTTAATGGTGTCCGAGAACCTGTGGTGCGCGTTCTTCGGGCCTTGGAAGAAGATATCGATAGGGATAAGCTTAGACATCTGTTGATCTACTCTAAGAAACTGGGTAGTTTTGAGCAGAAAGCTCGACTGGTGCGGGATGCTATCGATGATTTGCTGGAAGCCGACGACGACCTGGCGGCGATGTACTTGACTGAGCGCGCAGAGGGCGTTCAAAGACAGGAGCACGACCATCAAGAAGTTGAAATGCTTCTGGAATCGTACCACAAAGTTTGTGACGAAATTGTTCAGGAAAGCGGTAACTTGGTGACTGGCATTCGTAATACGGAAGAAGT TGTGAAAGCTATCCTCGACGCCAACCGCAACTCTCTCATGCTGCTCGATCTGAAGTTTAGCATTGGTACGCTTGGACTTGCAACAGGAACTCTATTCTCTGCCCTATACGGTATGAATCTTAAGAACTTCATTGAAGAGTCCGACTTCGGATTCGGAGGAGTCTCCGTCATATGCTTTGCGATCACCGCAGTCGTCTGCGTATATGGGCTAGCGAAGCTGCGCAAGCTTCAGCGTGTCCGAATGTGGGGTGAAGCCGGCGTAGGTGGTTCACCGATGGTCTCCCTTCCCACTCGAAACAGCGCACTCACGGCACACCGATCCAACTGGCGAGCGGACTCCATTGAGCCGGTCTGGGGTAGTCTTCCAGGCGAAGGTCGCGCCGAGAGAATCCGACGTTTGAAAGACAGCGCTGCCGCGGCCGCTGCCAAATCTGCTGCCACCGACCCTACTGCGCAGCGAGCAGCAGCTTCGAGGAATGCGGCCAAGTCGCAACCAAAGCAGTCCGGCGAATCCGCAACCAATGAGGCTGCTGCTAACATTGGTGGTGACTCTGCGTAG
- a CDS encoding DNA repair protein RAD1, whose translation MPPERTNVPVKLSLPLQYQQDIFTELRTEDELVILARGLGLLRLVTNLLHFYDAAGNNLVLVVGADDRENEWIGEALAEHYAMSKTPFARGLKVINTERASVSMRERIYAEGGILSVTSRILVVDLLSKLLDPEKITGMVVLHADKIMATSTEAFIIRIFRQINKNGFLKAFSDSPEPFTTGFAPLANSMRNLFLRKASLWPRFHVTVAESLEGHRKAEVIELEVPMSDKMREMQNAVLECVEICIGELKKANTGLDMADWTLDSALHRSFDIMIRRQLDPIWHRVTFRTRQIVSDLSDLRAILHALLTYDSVSFVKYLDTIVTAHSPPPGSTRHNYSPWLFLDAAHVLFQTAKSRAYQGKISNDVARSSLNSFPTTLQPVLEEQPKWEVLAEVLEEIENDAYLNPVNVDESNSTILIMCTDQRTCRQLREYLGTMHAHVNDENEDDKDIGDNIKKGSAQVMMRRRLREYLNWKTSLSNVTKNLTSKPTNDESQAGKSQDSPRPSAPQGRAPPNKRRRVRGGGAVTSASGRVPNSSVQTDVELPGQVSNLLEEIQPTEIEEVQKEDIIIDDLEDMEDFYELYDMDDLIMIHPYDGDMDEHILEEVRPRYIIMYEPDSAFIRRVEVYRSSHVGRNVRVYFMYYGGSVEEQRYLSAVRREKDSFTKLIKEKGNMAVTLTHDKGFEDPQEQFLRTVNTRIAGGGRLAATASPPRVVVDVREFRSALPSLLHGNNMIIVPCQLTVGDYILTPDICVERKSIRDLITSLRNGRLYNQAETMLQHYKNPLLLIEFDQNKSFTFDAFASATTPGTTFLTDYGFSSSGTATTTLSASSSLVNPSSPKSAQHLLVLLTLAFPRLKVIWSSSPYQTAEIFAELKKNNPEPDPIRAVQIGLDMDIAAGSDSSNVMAAAGIEHRTFNLLPQDMLRAVPGVTPSVLERLILETGNISEIANMTVEQLDPLVGIEAARKIVNFFQKSVFDEN comes from the exons ATGCCGCCGGAACGTACAAATGTCCCGGTGAAGCTGTCCTTGCCTTTA CAATATCAGCAGGACATCTTCACCGAACTGCGCACCGAGGATGAATTGGTCATCCTTGCCCGGGGCCTTGGGCTATTACGCTTAGTGACTAATCTCTTACATTTTTATGATGCTGCTGGGAATAATCTAGTCTTAGTAGTGGGTGCTGATGATCGAGAGAACGAATGGATCGGCGAAG CATTGGCAGAACACTATGCCATGAGCAAAACCCCCTTTGCCAGAGGCCTCAAGGTGATCAACACCGAGAGAGCCTCAGTTTCCATGAGGGAGAGGATCTATGCCGAAGGCGGTATCCTGAGTGTAACATCCAGGATACTAGTTGTAGATCTACTATCAA AGCTTCTCGACCCTGAAAAGATTACGGGAATGGTTGTGCTTCATGCTGACAA GATTATGGCAACCTCAACTGAAGCTTTCATCATTCGAATCTTTCGACAAATCAACAAAAATGGCTTCCTAAAGGCATTTTCCGACTCCCCTGAACCATTCACAACGGGTTTCGCACCCTTAGCCAATTCTATGCGCAATCTTTTCCTTCGCAAAGCCTCGTTATGGCCGCGATTTCATGTTACTGTTGCCGAGTCCCTTGAAGGCCACAGAAAAGCTGAGGTCATCGAGCTTGAGGTTCCGATGAGCGACAAGATGCGTGAAATGCAAAATGCAGTCCTTGAATGTGTGGAAATATGCATCGGAGAACTGAAGAAAGCTAACACTGGCTTGGACATGGCAGACTGGACCTTGGACAGTGCTCTGCATAGGAGCTTTGACATCATGATCAGACGGCAGTTAGACCCCATATGGCATCGGGTGACGTTCAGGACCAGACAGATTGTGAGCGACTTGAGCGATCTCAGGGCGATTCTTCA TGCGTTACTGACGTACGATTCTGTATCATTTGTGAAATATCTGGATACTATCGTAACTGCGCATTCTCCTCCCCCTGGGTCCACAAGGCATAATTATTCACCATGGCTGTTCCTTGATGCAGCTCACGTTCTGTTCCAGACTGCTAAGTCTAGGGCATATCAAGGAAAGATAAGCAATGACGTGGCTCGCTCATCATTGAATTCGTTCCCTACTACTCTTCAACCTGTCCTGGAAGAACAACCCAAGTGGGAGGTCCTAGCAGAAGTGCTGGAGGAGATAGAAAATGATGCATATCTCAATCCAGTCAATGTGGACGAGTCAAACAGTACAATATTGATCATGTGTACCGACCAACGAACTTGCCGGCAGCTCCGGGAGTATCTGGGGACAATGCATGCCCATGTAAATGACGAAAATGAAGACGACAAAGACATCGGTGACAACATCAAGAAGGGCTCTGCACAGGTCATGATGCGCAGGAGGCTGCGGGAGTACCTCAATTGGAAGACATCTCTGTCTAATGTGACGAAAAATTTAACTTCAAAACCAACAAATGACGAGTCCCAGGCTGGGAAAAGCCAAGACTCGCCTCGACCATCCGCTCCACAGGGACGAGCTCCTCCGAACAAGCGACGCCGAGTACGTGGTGGAGGTGCTGTTACATCTGCCTCTGGTCGCGTACCAAATAGTAGTGTACAGACAGATGTTGAATTACCTGGCCAAGTCTCGAACTTACTGGAAGAGATCCAACCCACAGAAATCGAAGAGGTCCAGAAGGAGGACATAATAATTGACGATctggaggatatggaagATTTCTATGAGCTATACGATATGGATGATTTAATCATGATACATCCTTACGATGGTGACATGGACGAGCACATATTGGAAGAAGTGCGGCCACGGTACATCATTATGTACGAACCTGATTCAGCGTTCATCCGACGAGTGGAAGTATATCGCAGCTCTCATGTCGGGCGGAACGTGCGAGTGTACTTTATGTACTACGGAGGATCTGTTGAAGAGCAGCGGTACCTTAGCGCAGTTCGACGCGAAAAGGACTCATTCACAAAGCTCATTAAAGAGAAGGGC AACATGGCCGTCACTCTCACACACGACAAGGGCTTCGAAGACCCTCAAGAACAGTTCCTGCGTACTGTTAACACACGCATTGCTGGAGGTGGGCGGCTAGCTGCAACAGCGTCACCTCCTCGAGTCGTGGTGGACGTACGAGAGTTTAGAAGCGCACTTCCATCTCTACTACACGGTAACAATATGATCATTGTCCCATGCCAGCTGACAGTGGGTGACTATATCCTTACCCCGGATATATGTGTTGAGCGTAAATCAATTCGTGACTTGATCACTTCCCTCAGAAATGGCCGTCTCTATAACCAAGCAGAGACAATGCTTCAGCATTATAAAAACCCTCTGCTTCTGATTGAATTCGACCAGAACAAGTCGTTTACCTTTGATGCATTCGCGTCCGCAACAACACCAGGAACGACTTTCCTAACAGATTATGGgttctcttcttccggaaCTGCGACCACGACCTTGTCTGCCAGCAGTTCGCTCGTTAATCCCTCTAGCCCAAAGTCCGCTCAACatctcctcgtccttctcACCCTCGCATTTCCTCGCTTAAAGGTCATTTGGTCATCCTCTCCTTACCAGACTGCGGAGATCTTTGCGGAActcaagaagaacaacccAGAGCCAGATCCTATCCGAGCAGTGCAGATTGGACTGGACATGGACATTGCAGCTGGCTCCGACTCTAGTAATGTCATGGCTGCAGCTGGTATAGAGCACCGTACCTTCAATCTCTTGCCTCAGGATATGCTCAGAGCCGTTCCTGGTGTGACACCGAGTGTCCTAGAACGGCTTATTCTTGAGACGGGCAATATCTCGGAGATCGCTAATATGACTGTCGAGCAATTGGACCCTCTGGTGGGAATAGAAGCCGCGCGCAAGATCGTCAACTTCTTCCAGAAGAGCGTGTTTGACGAAAACTAA
- a CDS encoding putative chitin biosynthesis protein (unnamed protein product): MLVSLTVGKVDAGVAVLLTQDNRLIEFPSVLLPNNITSGSIVDITVARNHSAEEASATGFQSLQKRILSTYGVKTPSPPILRLRNATQTSLVLEWDPIDLATASLKSLSLYRNGSKAGSIPRPLETRSTKISGLAIHTEYTFHLVLRTTAGTYQSEKLTCRTHKMTDLSGITVTAGVLPEQQKEALGAALDRIGGKLIDTVRIDTTHFVCTEGKGPLWEKAVEMNIPVVTPEWVDACEAEGTIVSVRGYYLNADPKARQLGPIHASTQHQRTMSTMTANTQNHIQSQSQSQSRLSLQPQPTRERQESIAEPPITPFPGAGMSGQPRAEDSEGPSDDEDEQPPPPPPKDESEAAASPEPTPNGHAEQNGDADAAETAGSSEKEDKADNEEKEEDAQEKVEETKEESSGDEVKKGKGKEGEGDFNEVPL, from the exons ATGCTGGTCTCCTTGACAGTGGGCAAGGTAGACGCTGGAGTCGCCGTCCTCTTGACACAGGATAACCGACTG ATCGAGTTTCCCTCCGTTCTCCTCCCTAACAACATCACATCCGGCAGCATCGTCGACATCACCGTAGCGCGCAATCActccgccgaagaagccagcgCCACCGGATTCCAAAGTCTTCAGAAACGCATCCTCAGCACATACGGCGTCAAAACGCCCTCCCCGCCGATACTGCGACTCCGCAACGCAACCCAGACCTCGCTAGTACTGGAGTGGGATCCGATCGACCTGGCCACAGCATCTCTGAAATCCCTCTCACTCTATCGCAATGGCTCCAAAGCCGGATCCATCCCGCGACCCCTCGAGACACGCTCCACCAAGATCAGCGGACTGGCAATCCACACCGAATACACCTTCCACTTGGTCCTGCGCACAACCGCCGGCACATACCAGTCAGAGAAGCTGACATGTCGGACGCACAAGATGACCGATCTCTCCGGTATCACGGTTACGGCGGGTGTTCTGCCGGAACAGCAGAAGGAGGCACTTGGTGCTGCGCTGGATCGCATCGGCGGCAAGCTGATCGATACAGTCCGCATCGATACGACTCACTTCGTGTGCACGGAAGGGAAAGGCCCGCTGTGGGAGAAGGCTGTTGAGATGAATATCCCCGTCGTGACGCCGGAATGGGTCGATGCGTGTGAAGCTGAGGGCACTATCGTGAGTGTCCGTGGCTACTATCTAAATGCCGACCCCAAGGCCAGACAGCTGGGTCCTATTCATGCGTCAACACAACATCAGCGTACCATGTCTACCATGACTGCCAACACACAGAATCATATCCAGTCTCAGTCCCAGTCCCAGTCGAGACTGAGTCTCCAGCCTCAGCCGACACGAGAGAGACAGGAGTCTATCGCTGAGCCGCCAATTACTCCGTTCCCTGGCGCCGGCATGAGCGGTCAACCGAGAGCTGAGGACTCGGAAGGACCttcggatgatgaagatgaacagcctccgccgcctcctcccaagGATGAGAGCGAGGCTGCAGCGTCCCCGGAGCCGACCCCTAACGGCCATGCCGAGCAAAATGGGGATGCCGATGCCGCGGAAACAGCAGGTTCATCTGAGAAAGAGGATAAGGCTGataatgaagagaaggaagaggatgcaCAAGAGAAGgtagaagaaacaaaagaagagtCATCAGGTgatgaggtgaagaagggcaagggaaaagaaggcgAAGGGGACTTCAATGAAGTCCCTCTTTAA
- a CDS encoding putative aspartate transaminase (aspartate aminotransferase, cytoplasmic) codes for MTVLSTLAPVPADEIFALNRAYANDDYPQKVSLGVGVYRTDDGKPWPLPVVREAEKRLLAEDNLFRHEYTAIEGDIPFLELARDLMFGFDAKDTSDKVKSTKGRIGSVQAVAGTGANHLGALFLSHLMKPKNVWLSNPSWANHLTIWELAGVPRKTYPYYKAATRSFDFEGMMSTLEAEAQQGDVILLHACAHNPTGLDPNKEQWKAIADLCERKKLFPFFDSAYQGFASGSADEDAWAVRYFLNEKPQMEMCVAQSFSKNFGLYGQRVGAFHYVLNDGAQNLRDIVVNNLCHFIRGEYSMGPTGGCSIVKKVLTDEELTAQWHEDLKVMSSRIRTMRQALYNELIKLETPGTWRHIVEQNGMFSYTGLTPSQVYALKDKYHIYLLKSGRASISGLSEKNVTYVAQAINDVVRNVN; via the exons ATGACTGTTTTAAGTACCTTGGCCCCGGTGCCGGCGGATGAGATCTTCGCCTTGAACCGCGCCTATGCCAACGACGACTACCCCCAGAAGGTCAGTCTCGGTGTGGGTGTCTACCGTACAGACGATGGCAAGCCATGGCCGCTGCCCGTTGTCCGTGAGGCAGAGAAGCGCCTACTTGCCGAGGACAACCTCTTCAGACATGAATATACCGCTATCGAAGGCGACATTCCCTTCCTCGAGCTGGCTCGAGACCTGATGTTCGGCTTCGATGCGAAAGACACCTCCGACAAGGTCAAGTCGACCAAGGGCCGCATTGGCTCTGTCCAGGCTGTCGCAGGTACCGGCGCCAACCACCTCGgtgctctcttcctctcacACCTTATGAAGCCCAAGAACGTCTGGCTCTCCAACCCGTCCTGGGCCAACCACCTGACCATCTGGGAGCTTGCTGGCGTCCCCAGGAAGACCTACCCATACTACAAGGCCGCCACTCGCTCCTTCGACTTCGAAGGCATGATGTCTACCCTCGAAGCCGAGGCCCAGCAAGGAGacgtcatcctcctccatgccTGCGCTCATAATCCCACCGGTCTCGACCCAAACAAGGAGCAATGGAAGGCTATTGCTGACCTGTGCGAGCGCAAGAAgctcttccccttcttcgaCTCCGCATACCAGGGTTTCGCCTCCGGTTCGGCCGACGAGGATGCCTGGGCTGTCCGGTACTTCCTCAACGAGAAGCCCCAGATGGAAATGTGCGTTGCCCAGAGCTTCTCGAAGAACTTCGGTCTCTACGGCCAGCGTGTCGGTGCTTTCCACTACGTCCTGAACGACGGTGCCCAGAACCTCCGCGACATTGTCGTCAACAACCTCTGTCACTTCATCCGTGGAGAGTACTCCATGGGTCCCACCGGTGGATGCAGCATCGTTAAGAAGGTCCTGACTGACGAAGAACTCACTGCCCAGTGGCATGAAGATCTGAAGGTCATGAGCTCCCGTATCAGAACCATGAGACAGGCACTATACAATGAGCTCATCAAACTTGAGACCCCCGGAACATGGAGACACATCGTTGAACAG AACGGAATGTTCTCCTACACCGGCCTGACCCCCTCTCAAGTCTACGCTCTGAAGGACAAGTATCACATTTACCTTCTCAAATCCGGCAGAGCCTCCATCAGCGGCC TGAGCGAGAAGAACGTCACCTACGTAGCTCAGGCTATCAACGACGTTGTCCGCAACGTCAACTAA